A stretch of the Bradyrhizobium sp. CCBAU 53351 genome encodes the following:
- a CDS encoding sigma-70 family RNA polymerase sigma factor → MRGREDEWTGLMRSAMAGDDAAYHRLLKAITPVLRAAARRGLARAGQPPDQAEDIVQEILLAVHLKRHTWDSEAPFAPWLFAIARNKLIDALRRRGRRVFVNIDDFAETLPGETAQETVSAGEVAAQLGTLPQRQRDVLQSIAVESASIKDTASKFSMSEGAVRVALHRGLAALTAKLRDH, encoded by the coding sequence GTGCGCGGACGTGAGGACGAATGGACCGGCCTGATGCGGTCGGCCATGGCAGGCGATGATGCGGCATATCATCGCCTGTTGAAGGCGATCACGCCGGTGCTGCGCGCCGCGGCGAGGCGTGGCCTGGCGCGGGCCGGGCAACCCCCTGATCAGGCCGAGGATATCGTGCAGGAGATACTGTTGGCGGTGCACCTGAAGCGGCACACCTGGGACAGCGAGGCCCCCTTTGCCCCCTGGCTGTTCGCGATCGCCCGCAACAAGCTGATCGATGCGCTGAGGCGACGCGGCAGGCGCGTCTTCGTCAACATCGACGATTTCGCCGAGACGCTGCCGGGCGAGACTGCGCAGGAAACAGTCTCTGCGGGCGAGGTCGCAGCGCAACTGGGCACGCTGCCGCAGCGCCAGCGCGACGTGCTGCAGTCGATCGCGGTCGAGAGCGCCTCGATCAAGGACACGGCGTCGAAGTTTTCGATGAGCGAAGGCGCGGTGCGGGTCGCACTGCATCGCGGACTTGCGGCACTGACTGCCAAATTGCGGGACCACTAG
- a CDS encoding NrsF family protein has translation MDTDQLIRSLAADNAHRAPRVGAVLTMALLVAAPLSILIFATFLGVRADVMTAMRNPFFDMKFAVTLSLAIPAIIVSLHLSRPEALMRGWGWLLLLPVGLLAVAIGSEAMMAPAMPMTMRLVGKNSRVCLLAIPAMSLPLLAGALFGLRHGAPSQPALAGALAGLVSAGLAATLYASHCTDDSPLFVATWYTLAAALVTAIGAAVGSRVLRY, from the coding sequence ATGGATACCGACCAACTGATCCGCTCGCTCGCAGCCGACAACGCCCACCGCGCCCCGCGCGTCGGGGCCGTGCTGACCATGGCGCTGCTGGTGGCCGCGCCCCTGTCGATCCTGATTTTCGCGACCTTCCTCGGCGTGCGCGCCGACGTGATGACGGCCATGCGCAATCCGTTCTTCGACATGAAGTTCGCGGTCACGCTGTCGCTCGCGATCCCGGCGATCATCGTCAGCCTGCATCTGTCGCGTCCCGAAGCCCTGATGCGCGGCTGGGGCTGGCTGCTGCTGCTCCCCGTTGGGCTGCTTGCGGTCGCGATCGGCAGCGAGGCGATGATGGCGCCGGCGATGCCGATGACGATGCGGCTGGTGGGCAAGAATTCCAGGGTGTGCCTGCTCGCGATCCCCGCGATGTCGCTGCCGTTGCTCGCGGGTGCACTATTCGGCCTGCGACATGGTGCACCCTCGCAACCCGCGCTGGCCGGCGCGCTCGCCGGCCTGGTGTCGGCCGGCTTGGCCGCGACGCTCTACGCCTCGCACTGCACCGATGACTCGCCCCTGTTCGTCGCGACCTGGTACACGCTTGCCGCCGCGCTGGTGACGGCGATCGGCGCGGCGGTCGGATCCAGGGTCCTGCGCTACTGA
- a CDS encoding DUF2336 domain-containing protein yields MRSKSAKSSENLLEELQTALSHGTVARRVETLRRVTDLFVGNAVDYSDDHIRVFDDVFQCLAEQIETSARALLADRLAPIAAAPPKIMRTLALDEVIEVSGPVLSKSERLDETTLIEIARTRGQAHLKAISLRRVLSEALTDVLVTRGDADVVQSTVKNPGARLSEGSLTDLVTRAERDDDLATCIGLRPDLPRHHYLRLVAKASLSVRRKLEAAHPELADEVSSVVQEVAQRVRAAAMTKQTEMARALVKSLHEDGRLNEFQVTNFAEQGKFDETNAGLAALAGIPVETAETMMIESRTEGVMILAKVAGMTWPSVRAIIAMREKLSGGSQTDMLTLRDTYEALRSSTAQQVLRFHRMQQGTIPA; encoded by the coding sequence ATGAGATCCAAATCCGCAAAATCATCCGAGAATCTGCTGGAAGAACTACAGACCGCGCTCTCGCACGGCACCGTGGCGCGCCGGGTCGAGACGTTGCGCCGCGTCACCGATCTCTTCGTGGGCAACGCGGTGGATTATTCCGACGACCACATCCGCGTGTTCGACGACGTATTCCAGTGCCTGGCCGAGCAGATCGAGACGTCGGCCAGGGCGCTGCTCGCCGACCGCCTCGCACCGATCGCGGCCGCGCCGCCGAAAATCATGCGCACGCTCGCGCTCGACGAGGTCATCGAGGTCTCCGGGCCCGTGCTGTCGAAATCGGAGCGGCTGGACGAGACGACCCTGATCGAGATCGCGCGCACGAGAGGCCAGGCGCATCTCAAGGCGATCTCGCTGCGGCGCGTGCTGTCGGAAGCGCTGACCGACGTGCTGGTGACGCGCGGCGACGCGGACGTGGTGCAGTCGACCGTCAAGAATCCGGGCGCGCGGCTCTCCGAGGGAAGCCTCACCGACCTCGTCACCCGCGCCGAACGGGACGACGACCTCGCCACCTGCATCGGCCTGCGGCCCGACCTGCCGCGTCATCATTACCTGAGGCTGGTCGCCAAGGCCTCCCTGAGCGTGCGCAGGAAGCTCGAGGCCGCGCATCCCGAGCTCGCGGACGAGGTGTCGAGCGTGGTCCAGGAAGTGGCCCAGAGGGTCCGCGCCGCCGCCATGACCAAGCAGACGGAGATGGCGCGCGCGCTGGTGAAATCGCTGCACGAGGACGGCCGTCTCAACGAATTCCAGGTCACCAATTTTGCCGAGCAGGGCAAGTTCGACGAAACCAATGCGGGGCTCGCCGCGCTCGCGGGCATCCCGGTCGAGACCGCCGAGACCATGATGATCGAAAGCCGCACCGAGGGCGTGATGATCCTCGCCAAGGTCGCGGGCATGACCTGGCCGAGCGTGCGCGCCATCATCGCCATGCGCGAGAAGCTCTCGGGCGGCTCGCAGACCGACATGCTGACGCTGCGCGATACTTACGAGGCGCTGCGCTCGTCGACCGCGCAGCAGGTGCTGCGCTTCCACCGCATGCAGCAGGGCACGATTCCGGCATGA
- a CDS encoding GGDEF domain-containing protein, with protein sequence MSTAATSFPERNAAEVADLVLAPEAAPEVQGRRTRQRRQMYIGQVASYSLGASVLLLYAYGGAVDMAVPSLFWLGGLLIIGTFTVLSEAGFGDRFEDHYLTVFQISAHMALQLVFLLAVPTVGVAFLAVLFLIFAFGTLRMTSRQAMVTWGLATGGLALVFLGSDLPIGLPVGTRLERTASMLCFVLVIGQCAFLGLFGATLRKILYRRSIELKAAYQRIEELAELDELTGSYNRRCIMRLLDVAIEKSRQASTPCAIALIDLDWFKRINDAHGHPVGDEVLRTFAITIFANIRPADSFGRYGGEEFLLLLPDTPDDAAQRMLDRLRSIVADLDWSAFSPGMHVTISAGVVTLRDNDTADTFLARADRALYSAKAQGRNRIATS encoded by the coding sequence ATGAGCACGGCCGCGACGTCCTTTCCCGAGAGGAATGCCGCTGAGGTCGCGGATCTCGTCCTCGCGCCCGAGGCCGCCCCCGAGGTCCAGGGGCGCCGGACCCGGCAGCGCCGCCAGATGTATATCGGCCAGGTGGCAAGCTATTCGCTGGGCGCCTCGGTCCTGCTGCTCTACGCCTATGGCGGCGCGGTCGATATGGCCGTTCCGTCGCTGTTCTGGCTCGGCGGCCTCCTGATCATCGGCACGTTCACCGTGCTGTCGGAAGCCGGCTTCGGCGACCGGTTCGAGGATCATTACCTCACCGTGTTCCAGATCTCGGCGCATATGGCGCTGCAGCTGGTGTTCCTGCTCGCCGTGCCGACGGTCGGGGTCGCGTTCCTCGCCGTGCTGTTCCTGATCTTCGCGTTTGGCACGCTGCGCATGACCTCGCGCCAGGCGATGGTCACCTGGGGCCTTGCCACCGGCGGGCTCGCCCTGGTTTTCCTGGGCTCGGACCTGCCGATCGGACTGCCGGTCGGGACCCGCCTGGAGCGAACCGCCTCGATGCTCTGCTTCGTGCTGGTGATCGGCCAATGCGCCTTTCTCGGCCTGTTCGGCGCCACCCTGCGCAAGATCCTGTACCGGCGCAGCATCGAGCTGAAGGCCGCCTATCAGCGCATCGAGGAACTGGCCGAGCTAGACGAGCTCACCGGCTCCTACAACCGCCGCTGCATCATGCGCCTCCTCGACGTCGCGATCGAAAAGTCGCGACAGGCCTCGACGCCTTGCGCGATCGCGCTGATCGATCTCGACTGGTTCAAGCGCATCAACGACGCCCACGGCCATCCCGTCGGCGACGAGGTGCTGCGCACCTTCGCGATCACCATTTTCGCCAACATCCGCCCGGCCGACAGCTTCGGCCGCTACGGCGGCGAGGAATTCCTGCTGCTTTTGCCGGACACCCCGGACGACGCCGCCCAGCGCATGCTCGATCGCCTGCGCAGCATCGTCGCCGATCTCGACTGGAGCGCATTCTCTCCGGGCATGCACGTGACCATTTCCGCGGGCGTCGTCACGCTGCGCGACAATGATACCGCCGACACGTTTCTCGCGCGCGCCGACCGCGCGCTCTATTCCGCCAAGGCGCAAGGGCGCAACCGCATTGCAACGAGCTGA
- a CDS encoding sigma-70 family RNA polymerase sigma factor has protein sequence MSVTQAASDEVLIARIAQGDRLAMQVLYGRHHVRVYRFGLRLVRDEQAAEDLISEVFLDVWRQAGKFEGRSAVSTWLLAITRFKALSALRRRKDFELDEDAANAIEDTSDNPETVAQKKDTSEALRGCLTGLSPEHREIVDLVYYHEKSVEEVAEIVGIPENTVKTRLFYARKKLAELLKAAGVERGWP, from the coding sequence TTGAGCGTGACACAGGCGGCTTCGGACGAGGTCCTGATCGCCAGGATCGCTCAAGGTGACCGGCTCGCCATGCAGGTGCTGTACGGGCGGCATCATGTCAGGGTGTATCGTTTCGGGCTGAGGCTCGTGCGAGACGAGCAGGCGGCGGAAGACCTCATCAGCGAGGTGTTTCTCGACGTCTGGCGTCAAGCCGGCAAGTTCGAGGGCCGATCCGCCGTTTCCACCTGGCTGCTGGCAATTACCCGGTTCAAGGCCCTGTCTGCGCTCCGGCGCAGGAAGGATTTCGAACTGGACGAAGACGCCGCGAACGCGATTGAGGACACGTCCGACAATCCGGAAACGGTGGCTCAGAAGAAGGATACCAGTGAAGCGTTGCGAGGGTGTCTGACGGGCCTCTCGCCGGAACACAGGGAAATCGTCGATCTCGTCTACTACCACGAGAAGTCCGTGGAAGAGGTGGCCGAAATCGTCGGGATACCCGAGAACACTGTTAAGACGCGCTTGTTCTATGCGCGCAAGAAACTGGCCGAACTGCTGAAGGCAGCCGGCGTTGAGCGAGGCTGGCCATGA
- a CDS encoding S8 family serine peptidase yields MTGKSESRVRAGAYASSVGAALLIAACLGVEVAQAQAIMRTPTISVPSRTPTISTNITPRVSPNIAARAVSVGRGPRTMATIPHTTTSRIRPTTTVLPYAHYSPNLYPACTAPYRDADGECLAQPNAGGGGSAKSGKKSAGKGRGDATPSAANVRSFANEFVAEIDGTLSPGDADALARRHGLTRVSSENFPLIGATFGLFRITDGRPYETVKREFAADGSVRSVQPNFRYVLQDQKSTTQSEGDPAQYALAKLRLPQAHTLAHGANVTVAVIDSGIDAKHPELADSVSDNFDALGSAEGPHVHGTGIAGAIVAHARLMGSAPEARIIAIRAFGGANGGAESSSYIILRSLNYAAEHGAQIVNMSFAGPKDAVIERAIAATAARGLVLIAAAGNAGAKSPPLYPAANPNVIAVSATDQQDRLFTASNRGNYIAVAAPGVDIFLPAPDGKYQMTSGTSFSAAYVSGVAALLLERNYALKPEALRMTLSKTARDLGSPGRDELFGDGQADAFAAVMAVPADNATPVAAASGTTKREDAGKRRDEPNSRAIEQPSLSSADDKATVSQADRPATR; encoded by the coding sequence ATGACGGGCAAATCCGAGAGCAGGGTGCGCGCCGGGGCCTACGCTTCATCGGTCGGCGCTGCGCTTCTGATCGCCGCCTGTCTCGGCGTCGAGGTTGCACAGGCGCAGGCGATCATGCGCACGCCCACGATCAGCGTGCCCTCGCGAACGCCGACCATCTCCACGAACATCACCCCGCGGGTCAGTCCCAATATCGCCGCGCGCGCGGTCAGCGTCGGCCGCGGCCCGCGGACGATGGCCACGATTCCCCACACCACGACGTCGCGCATCCGGCCGACGACGACGGTGCTGCCCTATGCGCACTACTCGCCGAATCTGTACCCGGCCTGCACCGCGCCTTATCGCGATGCCGATGGCGAATGCCTGGCGCAGCCGAATGCAGGCGGCGGTGGCTCAGCCAAATCCGGCAAGAAGAGCGCCGGCAAGGGCCGGGGCGATGCCACGCCAAGCGCCGCCAATGTGCGCAGCTTCGCCAACGAATTCGTGGCGGAGATCGACGGCACGCTGTCGCCTGGCGATGCCGACGCGCTTGCCCGCCGGCACGGCCTGACGCGCGTCTCCTCGGAGAATTTCCCGCTGATCGGGGCGACGTTCGGCCTTTTCCGCATCACGGACGGCCGACCGTACGAGACCGTGAAACGCGAATTCGCGGCCGACGGCAGTGTCCGCTCGGTCCAGCCGAACTTCCGGTATGTGCTCCAGGACCAGAAATCGACGACGCAGAGCGAGGGCGATCCGGCGCAATATGCCCTGGCCAAGCTCCGCCTGCCGCAGGCGCATACGCTGGCGCACGGCGCCAACGTCACGGTGGCCGTGATCGACTCCGGCATCGACGCCAAGCATCCCGAGCTGGCCGATTCCGTCTCCGACAATTTCGATGCGCTCGGCAGCGCCGAGGGGCCGCACGTCCACGGCACCGGCATCGCCGGCGCGATCGTGGCGCATGCCCGCCTGATGGGCAGCGCGCCCGAGGCGCGCATCATCGCGATCCGTGCCTTTGGCGGTGCCAATGGCGGCGCCGAAAGCTCGTCCTACATCATCCTGCGCTCGCTGAATTACGCCGCCGAGCACGGCGCGCAGATCGTCAATATGAGCTTTGCCGGTCCAAAGGACGCGGTGATCGAGCGCGCCATCGCGGCGACCGCCGCGCGCGGCCTCGTGCTGATCGCGGCCGCCGGCAATGCCGGCGCGAAATCGCCGCCGCTCTATCCGGCGGCCAATCCCAACGTGATCGCGGTCAGCGCGACCGACCAGCAGGACAGGCTGTTCACCGCGTCCAACCGTGGCAATTACATCGCCGTCGCAGCGCCCGGGGTCGACATCTTCCTGCCGGCGCCGGACGGCAAATACCAGATGACCTCGGGAACCTCGTTCTCGGCCGCCTATGTCTCCGGCGTCGCGGCGTTGCTGCTCGAGCGCAACTACGCCCTGAAGCCGGAAGCGTTGCGCATGACGCTTTCGAAGACTGCGCGCGACCTCGGCTCGCCCGGGCGTGACGAGCTGTTCGGCGACGGGCAGGCCGATGCATTTGCCGCGGTCATGGCCGTCCCCGCCGACAACGCGACGCCGGTCGCGGCTGCGTCCGGTACAACAAAACGTGAAGATGCCGGCAAGCGTCGCGACGAGCCCAATAGCCGCGCGATCGAACAACCCTCGCTGTCGAGCGCGGATGATAAAGCCACGGTTTCTCAGGCGGATAGGCCGGCGACGCGCTAG
- a CDS encoding TIGR03809 family protein, translated as MAVGRDVAARWCALAEQRLQHLSEMFETGRWRRYHSEIAFLENIQEAKRAVQTWRALATGGDVAEAAASVTPAFGWSPATMPRVFPREQQAQAVQPKTLQPKAVHIASETAVPVRLDPKPNVLAEITEAPLAPLAAPVALASFTAPAEVPPLRAPAARAPLTAPAVRSPLDTPAAMAQFTAPDVKPPLAVPAAKPPKAAPAAMAALLPQFTPPAEEIVAAPERVVEFTFSLDGLEAKYPLLRNAF; from the coding sequence GTGGCCGTTGGCCGCGACGTCGCGGCGCGCTGGTGCGCTCTCGCCGAGCAGCGGCTGCAGCATCTCTCCGAAATGTTCGAGACCGGCCGCTGGCGCCGTTATCATTCCGAGATCGCATTCCTCGAAAACATCCAGGAAGCCAAGCGCGCCGTCCAGACCTGGCGCGCGCTCGCAACCGGCGGGGACGTCGCGGAGGCAGCCGCGAGCGTGACGCCGGCATTCGGTTGGTCGCCGGCGACCATGCCCCGCGTATTTCCGCGTGAGCAGCAGGCGCAGGCCGTGCAGCCCAAGACCCTGCAGCCAAAGGCCGTCCATATCGCCTCCGAGACCGCCGTGCCGGTCAGGCTTGATCCCAAGCCGAACGTTCTTGCCGAAATCACCGAAGCCCCGCTCGCGCCGCTCGCCGCGCCCGTAGCGTTGGCGTCATTTACCGCGCCGGCCGAGGTGCCACCGCTCAGGGCTCCCGCTGCGAGGGCCCCGCTCACTGCACCCGCCGTGAGGTCACCGCTCGACACGCCCGCCGCAATGGCTCAGTTCACCGCGCCGGACGTGAAGCCGCCGCTGGCGGTGCCTGCCGCGAAGCCGCCCAAGGCCGCGCCTGCCGCGATGGCGGCGCTCTTGCCGCAATTCACCCCGCCGGCCGAGGAAATCGTCGCAGCCCCCGAGCGCGTCGTCGAATTCACCTTCAGCCTCGACGGCCTGGAAGCCAAGTACCCGCTGCTGCGGAACGCGTTCTAA
- a CDS encoding TIGR03808 family TAT-translocated repetitive protein — protein MDLNRRHLIGASTAGIAGALAMPADAARAAPLASLLGRDATQYGVRPGSSEDQTRALQRAIDEAARAQMPLALPPGVYRSGLLRLPNGAQLIGVRGATKLIFTGGASAIQSDGSDAIGLTGLTFDGAGIPLPTRRGLIHVLGGRDVRITDCEVTRSGGSGIWLEQVSGEIAGNIFTDIAVTAVVSFDAKGLNVSRNTILGTNDNGIEILRTAIGDDGTLVTDNRIENIKAGPGGSGQYGNAINAFRAGNVIVRGNRIKNCDYSAVRGNSASNIQISGNSVSDVREVALYSEFAFEAAVIANNIVDGAAVGVSVCNFNEGGRIAVVQGNIIRNLIPKRPIGTAPDDDAGVGIYIEADSSVTGNVIENAPSYGIVAGWGKYLRDVAITGNVIRKALAGIGVSIVPGAGIALVNNNMISETPRGAVVGLDHARAVTSDLSAEGAQRFAQVVLGGNAVRR, from the coding sequence ATGGACCTCAATCGCCGCCACCTCATCGGAGCTTCCACTGCCGGCATCGCCGGTGCGCTGGCCATGCCGGCCGACGCCGCGCGCGCGGCGCCGCTGGCGTCCCTGCTCGGCCGAGATGCCACGCAATACGGCGTGCGACCCGGCAGCAGCGAAGATCAGACACGCGCGCTGCAGCGTGCGATCGACGAGGCGGCGCGAGCGCAGATGCCGCTGGCGCTGCCGCCCGGCGTTTATCGCAGCGGGCTGCTGCGGTTGCCGAACGGCGCACAATTGATCGGCGTGCGCGGCGCAACGAAACTCATCTTCACCGGTGGAGCTTCGGCGATCCAGAGCGACGGCTCCGATGCGATCGGCCTCACCGGCCTCACCTTCGACGGCGCCGGCATCCCGCTGCCGACGCGGCGCGGACTGATCCATGTTCTCGGCGGCCGCGACGTCCGCATCACCGACTGCGAGGTCACGCGATCGGGCGGCAGCGGCATCTGGCTCGAGCAGGTCTCCGGCGAGATCGCCGGGAATATCTTCACCGACATCGCGGTGACGGCGGTGGTGTCGTTCGATGCCAAGGGCCTCAACGTCTCCCGCAACACGATTCTCGGCACCAATGACAACGGCATCGAGATCCTGCGCACGGCGATCGGCGATGACGGCACGCTGGTCACTGATAACCGCATCGAGAACATCAAGGCGGGCCCCGGCGGCTCCGGCCAGTACGGCAACGCCATCAATGCTTTCCGCGCCGGCAACGTGATCGTGCGCGGCAATCGCATCAAGAACTGTGATTACTCGGCCGTGCGCGGCAACTCCGCCTCGAACATCCAAATATCAGGCAACAGCGTCAGCGACGTGCGCGAGGTCGCGCTTTATTCCGAGTTCGCGTTCGAAGCCGCGGTGATCGCCAACAACATTGTGGACGGCGCGGCCGTCGGCGTCTCCGTCTGCAATTTCAACGAGGGCGGCCGCATCGCGGTGGTCCAGGGCAACATCATCCGCAATCTGATTCCGAAGCGGCCGATCGGCACCGCGCCTGATGACGATGCCGGCGTCGGCATCTACATCGAGGCGGATTCGTCCGTGACCGGGAACGTGATCGAGAACGCGCCGTCCTACGGCATCGTCGCCGGCTGGGGCAAATATCTCCGCGACGTCGCGATCACGGGCAACGTGATCCGCAAGGCCCTGGCCGGAATCGGCGTCTCCATCGTGCCGGGCGCCGGCATTGCGCTCGTCAACAACAACATGATCTCGGAGACCCCGCGCGGCGCCGTCGTCGGCCTCGATCACGCGCGTGCCGTGACCTCGGATCTGTCGGCAGAGGGCGCGCAGCGATTTGCGCAGGTGGTGCTCGGTGGAAATGCGGTCCGAAGGTAG
- a CDS encoding pyroglutamyl-peptidase I yields MSDRLRVLLTGFGPFPGAPYNPTQPLVARLAQLRRPALDDVELFSHIFPVTYAAVDRQLPDALAKVRPDALLMFGLAARTPYLRIETRARNAVTMLWPDAANTRSSKRGITGTADAMAFGPHTARLLRAARLTGIDARSSRDAGAYLCNYLSWRAIENVKAGGPQLAAFIHIPLLGRSGAVRRKGAARITLEELVDAGEAMLMEMVGLARKRRNTLAPPPR; encoded by the coding sequence ATGAGCGACAGGCTCCGCGTTCTCCTCACCGGCTTCGGGCCGTTTCCCGGCGCGCCCTACAACCCGACCCAGCCGCTGGTGGCGCGGCTCGCGCAATTGCGCCGGCCAGCGCTCGACGATGTCGAGCTGTTCAGCCACATCTTCCCGGTCACCTACGCCGCGGTCGATCGGCAATTGCCTGACGCGCTCGCGAAAGTGAGGCCGGATGCGCTGTTGATGTTCGGCCTCGCCGCGCGCACGCCTTACCTGCGCATCGAGACCCGCGCGCGCAACGCCGTCACCATGCTCTGGCCCGATGCCGCCAACACCCGTTCGAGCAAGCGCGGCATCACAGGCACCGCGGACGCCATGGCGTTCGGCCCGCACACGGCAAGGCTGCTGCGCGCCGCGCGCCTCACCGGCATCGACGCACGGTCCTCGCGCGATGCCGGCGCCTATCTCTGCAACTATTTGAGCTGGCGCGCGATCGAGAACGTCAAGGCCGGTGGTCCGCAGCTTGCGGCGTTCATCCACATCCCTCTGCTTGGGCGCAGCGGCGCGGTGCGACGGAAGGGCGCAGCCCGGATCACGCTGGAGGAACTCGTTGATGCCGGCGAGGCCATGCTGATGGAAATGGTGGGGTTGGCAAGGAAGCGACGGAACACGCTGGCACCTCCGCCGCGGTAA
- the meaB gene encoding methylmalonyl Co-A mutase-associated GTPase MeaB: MTEKKASLDIKSLAKELRAGSRAALARAITLVESRRGDHQALARELVQMLLPDTGKAFRVGITGSPGVGKSTTIDALGTYLIEQGHKVAVLAVDPSSARSGGSILGDKTRMARLSASSDAFIRPSPSSGTLGGVAAKTREAMLLCEAAGFGVVLVETVGIGQSETAVCDMTDFFLALMLPGGGDELQGIKKGLVELADMIAINKADGDNLKRAKVTAADYRGALHILSPRSEHWHPPVETYSALTGDGIAKLWQKVLDHRKAMNASGEFAARRREQQVKWMWSMLEQRMLARLRSEASVRTKVKKIETEVAEGHLTPALAAEQILELLQ; this comes from the coding sequence ATGACTGAGAAGAAGGCCTCGCTCGACATCAAATCCCTCGCCAAGGAGCTCCGCGCCGGCAGCCGCGCGGCCCTCGCCCGCGCCATCACGCTGGTGGAGAGCCGGCGCGGCGACCATCAGGCGCTGGCGCGCGAGCTGGTGCAGATGCTGCTCCCGGACACCGGCAAGGCATTCCGCGTCGGCATCACGGGATCGCCCGGCGTCGGAAAATCCACCACCATCGATGCGCTCGGCACGTATCTCATCGAACAGGGCCACAAGGTCGCAGTGCTCGCGGTCGATCCCTCCTCGGCGCGCAGCGGCGGCTCGATCCTCGGTGACAAGACGCGGATGGCGCGGCTGTCCGCCTCCAGCGACGCGTTCATCCGGCCCTCGCCGTCCTCGGGCACGCTCGGCGGCGTCGCGGCCAAGACGCGCGAGGCGATGCTGCTGTGCGAGGCGGCGGGCTTCGGCGTCGTGCTGGTCGAGACCGTCGGCATCGGCCAGTCCGAGACCGCGGTCTGTGACATGACGGACTTCTTCCTTGCGCTGATGCTGCCGGGCGGCGGCGACGAATTGCAGGGCATCAAAAAGGGCCTGGTCGAGCTCGCCGACATGATCGCGATCAACAAGGCCGACGGCGACAATCTCAAGCGCGCCAAGGTCACGGCCGCCGACTATCGCGGCGCGCTGCACATTCTCAGTCCCCGGTCCGAACATTGGCACCCGCCGGTCGAGACCTATTCGGCGCTGACCGGCGACGGCATCGCAAAGCTCTGGCAGAAAGTCCTCGACCACCGCAAGGCGATGAATGCCTCCGGCGAGTTCGCCGCGCGGCGTCGCGAGCAGCAGGTGAAATGGATGTGGTCGATGCTGGAGCAACGCATGCTGGCGCGGCTGCGCAGCGAGGCATCGGTTCGCACCAAGGTGAAGAAGATCGAGACTGAAGTCGCCGAAGGCCACCTCACCCCGGCCCTCGCCGCCGAGCAGATTTTGGAGTTGCTGCAATGA